The region TCGTCCCTTCCAGGAATGCAGTGGAGATGGGCGAGCACCCGGTGGGCTGCGTGAGGTGCATGCGCGTCTTGACCGGGCCGATGAGCTTCAAGTCCGACATCTCCTTCAGGCCCTTCCAAATCTTGGTGAACAGGGAGCCGGATGCGGCGGGAACCACCGCGTGGTCGGGCGCGCGCCAGCCCAGTTGCTCCGCCACCTCGTATCCCAGGGTCTTGCTGCCCTCCGCGTAATACGGGCGGACGTTGATATTGACGAAGGCCCAGTGGTACGAGTCGGCGATCTCCGAGCACAGGCGGTTGACGTCGTCGTAGTTGCCCTTCACGGCCACCAGCGTGGGGCCGTAGATGGCGGCGCCGACGACCTTCCCCTTCTCCAGGTCCGCGGGTATGAAGACGACGGCTTTGATTCCTGCGCGCGCCGCGTGGGCGGCGACGCTGCACGCCAGGTTGCCGGTGGACGCACAGGCTATGGTGTCGAAGCCAAACTCCAGGGCCTTCGTCGCCGCGATGGAGACGACGCGGTCCTTGAAGGAGTAAGACGGGTTGACGCAGTCGTTCTTCAGGTACAGGTTGTCCAGGCCTAGCCGGCGGCCCAGATTCTTCGCCTTGATGAGTGGTGTAAAGCCCGCGTTGATGTCCACGGCCCGCTCGCTGTCCGCGGGAAGCAGGTCGGCGTAGCGCCAGATGCTCAGCGGCCCCCGCGCGATGCGCTCACGGCTGATGACGCGGGAGATGGCGTCGTAGTCGTACACGATCTCCAGCGGGCCAAAGCAGAAGTCGCAGACGTTGATAGGCTCCTGCGGGTAATCACGCCCGCACTCCCGGCAACGCAGCGCCTTGACGTATGACATTATGTGCATCTCCCGGCAACGCGAAGGGGCGAAAAAAGACCGCTCCGCGTGGAAGTGGTCCTTGGGGCCCGCCCGGAGGTCCGGATAGAGTGCCGTCCGGGTCTGGCGGCGGCAGTGTGCTCCCTTTATGTTTGATGCTAGCAGCGGCGAAGCTCGATGTCAAGAACGCAAGCCAAACGCGCCCGCCATATCCCGCGGGCCGCGCCCGCATCGGCGGCGGCAAAAAGGCGGGGGTGGCGTCCTGTTTTGTCAACTACACTAACCCTGATAACGCATGTTAAGTCGTATTCAAAAATGAGTTGACAATGCCATTGTAGCATCATACAATGAGCACAAGGAGCTACAACCCAATGGGCAGAGACTACTACGACGTTCTGGGCATCCCCCGAAGCGCCTCCGATAAGGACATCAAGGCGGCGTTCCGTCGCCTTGCCCGGAAATACCATCCGGACGTCAACCCGGGGGATAAGACGACCGAGGCCAAGTTCAAAGAAATCAACGAGGCGTACGAGGTGCTCTCGGACACCGA is a window of Dehalococcoidia bacterium DNA encoding:
- the thrC gene encoding threonine synthase, which produces MSYVKALRCRECGRDYPQEPINVCDFCFGPLEIVYDYDAISRVISRERIARGPLSIWRYADLLPADSERAVDINAGFTPLIKAKNLGRRLGLDNLYLKNDCVNPSYSFKDRVVSIAATKALEFGFDTIACASTGNLACSVAAHAARAGIKAVVFIPADLEKGKVVGAAIYGPTLVAVKGNYDDVNRLCSEIADSYHWAFVNINVRPYYAEGSKTLGYEVAEQLGWRAPDHAVVPAASGSLFTKIWKGLKEMSDLKLIGPVKTRMHLTQPTGCSPISTAFLEGTMNIRPVKPKTIAKSLAIGNPADGYYALKTIQETRGSAWSVTDEEIVEGIKLLAQTEGIFSETAGGVVIAGLEKLARSGAIQKDEVTVAYITGNGLKTQEAVEDVVKPLLIEPSLAAFEKALKER